The Spirochaetales bacterium genomic interval CGGCATTCCCAACAACATTATCTGGGAACTCTATAATGAGCCGATTTTCAACGACTGGAACACCATTAAAAGCTTTGCCACCGATCTCATTAGTACAATAAGAGGTTTTGATTCCGATGGTGTCATAATTTGCGGAACCCCGAACTGGTGCCAGAACCCGGAAGCAGTGATAGGCAACCAGCTTTCAGGCACTAATATTATGTATTCGGTCCATTTTTATGCAGCACAGCACACAGATTCATACAGGGCAAACGTTCAGACAGCCCTTAATGCAGACCTGCCCTTGTTTGTCACTGAATGGGGTGTTTGCGGCTATGATCCTGCAAACTCGAGCCCGGACATCGGTCAGTCACAGCAGTGGATGACATTGTTGCATGATAACAATATCAGCTGGACCAACTGGGCCTTTACATGGAAACCGGAAGCATCATCCGCCCTTAAAGAGGGAGTATGGATTACCGGTCCATGGACACTTACAACCAATACAGACAGCAATTCAGACCTTACGCAGAGCGGCTGGTTTGTGAAACAGCAGCTTGATACTGCAAAGCCTGCTTCAGTCAGTTCAAGCAGTAATCCTACACCAACAGATGCGCCAACAACACCACCTGAGGTAACAAATCCACCCACAACAACAACTACTTCTACAACAACTACAACAACAACTACAACTACTACTACCACCACGGAGAGCTGTAGAATTATCGATCCTTCGGTATGCATTTCAGGCGATTTTGGAACTATTAATGCATATAGCTTTAAAACG includes:
- a CDS encoding cellulase family glycosylhydrolase, which produces GIPNNIIWELYNEPIFNDWNTIKSFATDLISTIRGFDSDGVIICGTPNWCQNPEAVIGNQLSGTNIMYSVHFYAAQHTDSYRANVQTALNADLPLFVTEWGVCGYDPANSSPDIGQSQQWMTLLHDNNISWTNWAFTWKPEASSALKEGVWITGPWTLTTNTDSNSDLTQSGWFVKQQLDTAKPASVSSSSNPTPTDAPTTPPEVTNPPTTTTTSTTTTTTTTTTTTTTESCRIIDPSVCISGDFGTINAYSFKTTRNIQGWGVSNFASSRNGNRTISVTVNGSGTAVTTPGAALPPKGANDYYVFVASSGGENWSQVYWW